The Odocoileus virginianus isolate 20LAN1187 ecotype Illinois chromosome 30, Ovbor_1.2, whole genome shotgun sequence genome window below encodes:
- the IFI6 gene encoding interferon alpha-inducible protein 6 isoform X1 — MRQKAVSLFLCYLLLYTCGCCEEEDENRCSKENSDSSFWGTVTYMALGGGLMAAALPMLGFASTGIAANSVAASLMSWSAVANGGGVPAGGLVATLQSLGASGGSALMAKIGALLGYTVHKQVESRQERKEKK; from the exons ATGCGGCAGAAGGCAGTATCGCTCTTCCTGTGTTACCTGCTACTCTACACCTGCGGCTGCTGCGAGGAGGAAG ACGAAAACAGATGCTCAAAGGAAAACAGCGACTCGAGCTTCTGGGGCACGGTGACCTACATGGCCCTCGGAGGTG GACTCATGGCCGCGGCACTGCCCATGCTGGGCTTCGCGAGCACCGGCATCGCTGCCAACTCGGTGGCCGCCTCACTGATGAGCTGGTCGGCCGTGGCGAACGGGGGCGGAGTGCCGGCCGGGGGGCTGGTGGCCACGCTGCAGAGCCTGG GTGCTAGCGGTGGCAGTGCCCTCATGGCCAAGATCGGGGCTCTTCTGGGCTATACTGTCCACAAGCAAGTCGAAAGCagacaggagagaaaggagaagaagtAG
- the IFI6 gene encoding interferon alpha-inducible protein 6 isoform X2, protein MRQKAVSLFLCYLLLYTCGCCEEEDENRCSKENSDSSFWGTVTYMALGGGLMAAALPMLGFASTGIAANSVAASLMSWSAVANGGGVPAGGLVATLQSLDGKLAGWQWESLRRSPVPSGPLFL, encoded by the exons ATGCGGCAGAAGGCAGTATCGCTCTTCCTGTGTTACCTGCTACTCTACACCTGCGGCTGCTGCGAGGAGGAAG ACGAAAACAGATGCTCAAAGGAAAACAGCGACTCGAGCTTCTGGGGCACGGTGACCTACATGGCCCTCGGAGGTG GACTCATGGCCGCGGCACTGCCCATGCTGGGCTTCGCGAGCACCGGCATCGCTGCCAACTCGGTGGCCGCCTCACTGATGAGCTGGTCGGCCGTGGCGAACGGGGGCGGAGTGCCGGCCGGGGGGCTGGTGGCCACGCTGCAGAGCCTGG ATGGCAAGTTGGCCGGGTGGCAATGGGAGTCCCTTCGCAGAAGTCCTGtcccctctgggcctctgttCCTCTAG